The Salmo trutta chromosome 6, fSalTru1.1, whole genome shotgun sequence genomic sequence tgctcctcaggttcatcagctgtccaggtgacgggtctcagatgatcccacaggtgaagaagctggatgtggatgtccttggctggcgtggttacacatggtttgTGGTTAtgaagccggttggacgtactgccaaattccctaaaTAGACGTTGGagtcggcttatggtagagaaattaacattgaattctctggcaacagctctggtggacattcctgtagtcagcatgccaattgcacgttctctcaacttgagacatctgtggcattgtgtgacaaactgcacattttagtggccttttattttctccagcacaaggtgaacctgtgtaatgatcatgctgtttaatcagcttctttatatgccacacctgtcaggtggttggattatcttggcaacggagaaatgctcacgaacagggatgtaaacaaatttgtgcacaacatttgagggaAATAACCTTTCaaggatctttaatttcagctcatgaaacatgggaccaacactttacatgttgcatttacatttttttcagtATAGATAACCACCGACTGTAGTTACGTGTACAATGCACATTACCCTCCTTACAAGTAAAAAACCCAGCATATAATAAATGTTGTGACCTCTTTATTGAAAATGTTTCTTTATAAACATCGCATGCCACAGATTTAGGACCTGAATGTAGAAATCTTGGTCTGCTGGCCAGTGCCCAAAATCCTTATGTTATATCCCTGCAGGTCAGTACCTTTCAGACAATCCCCCTATCACTGTTGGTCCTCCTCAGTGACCTTATGGCTGAAGGTTTTAACTTTCCTCTTGAGAATTAGAATCAGAAATAGTTGTATAGCTCATTGCAATACTTCACCTCTTCTGGCAAATAGTACCCTAGACTGTCCTGATCATCTAGTTGAGCATTCCAGATAATTCCTTCATCTCAGCAGAAATGTACCATCCACATAGTAGGATTTTAGATGTGCAGATAGACCAAAGCCCAGTCTATTTGACTGTTACTATAGTCAAGTCTGTGGGTTATGGTATTTTAATGTAGATGTTATCATTTCAGTAATCAATTTAGCTAGCTGGTAAAAGTAACTTTTGTTGTCTTTCAGATGGATGGACCGGAAACCCAGTGACAACACTTGGGTCTGTAGTTGCCATTTTCCGGTGGGAAAGAGAAAAGGCCCTGTATTTACCAGAAAAGGTAGCTCACCCACCATGACAGAAGATGAAGATCCAGACTGTTGATTGGGAAACAAGAACAAACAATAAGGCACGAGGATTGGGTGCTGAGTATGAGAAACAATTTGTTTTCTGTCCAGATAAAGATGGTGATACAGCATTGAAAAATACCTACCACGGACCATGTCTCTTTGTTTTCCAGTCCAACAGGAGTGCATCCGTCAGTCCATCCAGTGCATGGACATCCCGCGCCAGTGTCATCCGGTTGTGGAGACTACAGCAGAACAAGCCTGTAGACCGACAGGTCAGTAACTCATCAAATATGATACAATATTGTGTAAAACAGTGAATTTGTAGACGCatcaattttgactttgtgtccCCTTTTCCCCATGTTAAAGACATGAGACGTGACATGCGGAACATCATGCTCACCCCACGAGAAGCAGTGCATGATCAACGCCACCCTCAGCAAGGAGATCTGCTGGAAGTGATGTACTCTCTCACTCTGGGGGTAAGACATCATTTAAACATCACAGATATAAATTCCCACTGTGCCCATGATGAAATGCAACTGTGAATTGTGCTGTACTACTGAATGAAACAGGAAATGCACTCAGACCAGCCTTTGTGATTGAACTTACGTTAATTACATTACTTTAGTTGGCTGCTTTGAGCAAAACttgtacagtgcattgggaaagtattcagaccccttgactttttccacattttgttacgttacagccatattctaaaatggatgaaattgctttttccccctcaatctacacacaatagcccataaagacaaagcaaaaacaggtttgtataacattttgaaatatcacatttacataagtattcagacccattattcaggactttgctgaagcacctttggcagcgattacatcctcgagttatcttgggtatgaagcttggcacacctgtatttggggagtttctcccattcttctctgcagatcctctcaagctctgtcaggtaatggatggagagcgtcactgcacagctattttcaggactctccagagatgttcaatcgggttcaagtccgggctctggctgggccactcaaggacattcagagacttgtcccgaagccactcctgcattgtcttggctgtgtgcttaggggcgttgtcctgttggaaggtgaaccttcaccccagtctcagtctgaggtcctgagcactccggagcaggtttttatcaaggacctctctgtactttgcttcgttcatcttcccctggatcctgactagtctcccagtccctgccgctgaaaaacatccccacagcatgatgctgccaccaccatgcttcaaagtaggattggtgccaggtttcctccagacgtgacgcttggcattcaggccaaagagttcaatcttggtatcatcagaccagagaatcttgtttctcatggtctgagagtcctttaggtgccttttggcaaacttcaagcgggctgtcatgtgccttttactgaggagtggcttccgtctggccacataaaggcatgattggtggagtgctgcagatatggttgtccttcctgaagattttcccatctccacagaggaactctggagctctgtcagagtgaccattggccTTCTCCCCCgttttctcagtttggccgggcggccagctctaggaagagtcttggtggttccaaacttcttccatgtaagaataatggaggccactgtgttcttggggaccttcaaagctgcagaaagtttttggcacccttccccagatctgtgcctcgacttaaacctgtcttggagctctacggacaattccttcaacctcacggcttggttttccCTCTGACaggtccaaatcatgtccaatcaattgaatttaccacaggtggactccaatcaagttgtagaaacatctcaaggatgatcaatggaaacaagatgcacctgagctcaattttgagtctcatagcaaagggtgtgaatacttatgtaaataaggtatttatgttttattttttatacatttacaaaagtgtctaaaaacctgttttcgcgttgtcattatcaggtattgtgtgtagattgaggaggaaaaatgtgatttaatcaattttagagaaAGGCTGTAACAtgtcaaaatgtggaaaaagggaaggggtctgaatactttccaaatgcactgtatgcccCTCCGTGGCTGCGGTTGAGATTGGTGTTTTTCCCCAAGTGTGTGCTGTGCCCGGCCAGAAACTTGGACACTTACATTACACAGACACAGGCAATACGACAGTCTGATTGGCTATTCGTTTGCTATTGTGATTATAGTTCTTGGACAGAGCCTACAGAGCCTAAAGACTCTCACATTGGATTGTGGATACTATTACTGCAGTATATTGGCTGGACAGCTCTGACCTCTGTTGTAATAGCGTATTCTATTAGAGGAGTAGCCACATGGTGGGCCCTGCTCTGAGGAGTTTCCCCTCAATTACATTTTCGCCTCGGCCAGTTGGGCATCGTATAGCTCCTTTTCTAGGTACTATCGAGTCAATGTTACCCCCGCCAATAAGGTTGGGACGGCTGTGCTGGGTGTTGCCTCCGCTTCCCTAAGTGGGGACGGAGGGACACAGCAACTATGACTGCCCTGAGCTCAGTTCTATGGGACTTTGTTCTCTGTCTGGCCCTTACACAGTTCACCGATTAATCTGGTACTGTGATACCATATTGGAGTGACCAATATAGTGCTACATAATGAAGGTTACGTATGAAATCACGGTTATGTGAGCTACCGGATCACTCCAATCCTCTTTGTCGGTGATCTATGGCACCTCGAAAAAGGACACGAGGTGGAAGAAGTGCGGCGGTAGGTATTTAAGGGGTTTCGCCGTAGCCTCAGCACTACCCGGTACAAATCTGAAATCCTTACTCAGAATGTGTCCTGCTGCGCGTAGGGATACCTTATTGAAGGATACCATATTGGCGTGATCCaatagctcacataaccgtggttGCGTACGTAACCTTCATTCTTCCTGACACTGCTATGTTCTTCTCCATGGCCCCGAATATCTCCACAGTAGCCGCCGAGAAACGCTCGGTGACAAACATATTCAACAACTGTAGTTTGCACATATTGATGATGGTTATGAATGATGATTATTTTTTATGTCCATTACAGGGCGTTCAAGGAATGCCCCATAGAAGCCGCCACCAAAGATTTTTCAACTAACCTGTTCTTGGCAGCGAAAATTCAGAAAGATACTACATCCATGTTTTGTATCGAGTGAGATATGCCTCTTCCATGTGTGTAGATCTTTGTTTTGGTCGCACTTTGTTGCGCGCTGTCATCTACTTCTACATGTGGCCGTTGACGCTTCGCATAGAAATGACTAGTTCCTAAAAAAAATGCTGGGAAATGTTAGATGTGTGGCAGCTAAAATGGCAAGGAACCTTCTCGCAGGGTACAAAACATGGATTTAATATCTttaagttttcttgtttttgtagaACCACCTGTAAATGGAATCGAGAACTAAGAAATTATCGCCAAGAACAGGTTAGTTAAAAAATCTATGGTGGTGGTTTGTGTGTGGCTTTCCTGTAATGGCCAGTAATGGACACCAAAAACCTTGAGGTGAGGAgaaggattatttaagatactgtttgaaagttttcagatgtttttggaagatgggcagggactctgctgtcctagcttcagggagaAGCTGGTtctaccattggggtgccaggacagagaagaacttgggctgagtgggagctgccctcctgtaggggtgggagggccgaGACCTAAGGTGTCAGAACGGagtgctcaggttggggtgtagggtttgagcatagcctgaatgTAGGTAAGGGAAGTTCCTCTTGTTCCGTAGGTAAGcatcatggtcttgtagtggatgggAGCTTCGATTGGAAGCCAATGGAGTGTGCGgcggagcggggtgacatgagagaacttgggaaggttgaaaaccaggcgggctgcagcgttctggataattGCAGGGATTTAATGGCAcgagcggggagcccagccaacagcgagtcacagtagtccagacgggagagaaCGAgttcctggattaggacctgcaccgcttcctgtgtgaggtagggtcataTTCTACGgctgttgtagagcatgaacctgcaggagcgtgtcactgctttgatgtttgcagagaacggcagggtgttgtccagggtcacaccaaggttctttgcactctgggagggcgacactgtggagttgtcaactgtgatggagaggtctatgagcgggcaggccttccccgcccgggaggaagagcagttccgtcttgttgagcttgaggtggtgggccgagaTCCAtgttgagatatctgccaggcacagatgcgtgtcgccacctgggtgtcagaaggggggaaggagaaaagtagttgagtgtcttccgcatagcaatgataggaggaggatatgtgaggatatgacggagccgagtgacttggtgtatataGTATAGTGACAAAATTACAAACTCTGTTATGCACATCATTTGTATACGCCTTAAACCTGTACATTtccactgtctgtttctatcatgtAAGAAGAAGCCAGTGTTTTTCCTCTATTGTTTCTGAGTAACTTAGTCACGAGGCCAAAGACAAAAGGGCCGTCCGAGTGACCCGTTTTTTGGTCCATCCTGTTCTTTTCCTATCTTTCAAGGGCACAGCTGTGTGGAGATATGAAGAGAACAGAGGCTAGCTTGAGCAGCAGTGACAATTCTATCAGCAGAAAGAAGTAACAAAACTGGCAGTATCACTTGTTTGTACGCTATGCTCCCACCATGATCTCACACCCCTGCTAAAATGCCACATAGACAAAAGAGGTTGTATTTTCCTATAAAGGCTGAGGACCAACTGTTGTTTGTTGGGCTCTTGACTGTTGCACCTGCTCCATTAttgcaaatcttataataaaaTAAGTTGTTTTGAGGAATCTACAGTCTCTGTCTTCCTTTCTGGTTAGAATTCCACAacaatagagagaagaggagagggcctagaactgtgCCCTGGGGGACACAtgtagtgagagtacgtggtgcagacacagatcctctccacgtcacctggtaagagcggcctgccaggtaggatgcaatccaagggTGTGCgaagcctgagacacccagccttgagagggtggagaggaggatctgatggttcatggtgtcaaaagcagcggAGAGAgtcagcacagccagaagaggactggccacccctcatagcctggttcctctctaggtttcttcctaggttttggcctttctagggagtttttcctagccaccgtgcttctacacctgcattgcttgctgtttggggttttaggctgggtttctgtacagcactttgagatatcagctgatgtaagaagggctatataaataaatttgatttgatttgactttggcagtgtggagagcctccatgacacagagaagcgCAGTCTCGGTtaagtgacccgtcttgaagcctgactggttagggtcaagaagatcattcTGAGGGAGATGACAAGAAAGTTGATCAGAGACCGCACGCTCAAGTGTtatggaaagaaaagaaagaagagatacaggtctatagtttttgacgtcagatgagtcgagtgttggtttcttgaggaggtcAGCAACTCAGGCTATTTTGCAGTCAGAGGggacgcagccagtggtcagggatgagttgatgagggaagtgaggaatgggagaacgTCTCCAGGGATGGTCTGAAGAAGGGGATGGGGTCGAGCGGGCAGGTTCAGGCGGCCAGACCTCACAAGTCGCGgatgtcatctggagagagagtggagaaaggTCAAGGCATAGGGTCGTTCTGTATGAATGAGACCAGTTGACTCAATAGCCTGAGTGAATGAgtagcggatgtcgtcaacctttttttcaaagtggttgacaaagtcgtccatagagagggagggagggagggagggaggagaaaaatAGTTTCtgagggttagaggcagaagcttgaaatttagagtggtagaaagtggctttagcagtggatacagaggaagagaaggtagagcgaagggagggaaaggatgataggtcctccgtaAGTTTAGTTTTCCTAAATTTTTGCTAAGCTGGCTGCAgtcctgttctgtaagctcgcaatgagtcactcagccacggagcaggagggcaGGGCCGACACggccgggaggaaaggggacagtgcgagtcataggatgcggaaagggaggagagtggggtcgaagaggcagaatcaggagacaggagggagaaggatttagcaggagagatgataggatagaagaggagagagtagtgggatagagagagcgaagattgcgatggcgcatgaccatctgggtaggggctgagtggttagggttggagaaCATACTCTGTAttcatatcccgaaagaaagaaattctcactacaatacattttaatagaaagttagtaAAAATAGATAAGaccttgctaccatggaaaggaaaatacctgtctatttgtgtaAAAAtcccctgattaactctttagtcatatcccagtttacttCTTGCTTATGaccttgcctacacctagtgacttgtttaaattatatgagcaaaaaatatttgattttatttggaacgacaaaccagacaaaattaaacgggcctatttatataatgaatatgaactcggagggcagaaatgattaaatattaaagcattagacctctcactaaaggcttcagtcatacaaagttatacttaaatccaaactggttctctagcagatcagtaagaatgtctcaccccatgttcaagaagcctttttccctttattcagatttcaacctctcactttcggttatttaaaaattaaatctccaaaatatcgctatttttaaaacaagctatAAAAAGTTGGttggaatttcagtttaatccaccagaaaagacagaacaaatattacaataaATAATGGTtcaactcaaatatactaattgattaaaaaaaaacatgattttggagataatttttttacaaatgtataatctttgtaaatatCATAGATAGGACaggtggagttgtcacacataCAACTAAcacaaatatatggaaatgtttgctctacccaaaattacaaccaactaattgcagcattagtgcaaaaatggaagaggcaagtggaagggggaggaagaaaggaacttgtctgtcggcactgcattaaagaccaaaattggttaaagaaaattgtgataaataaaaaagtataccagtttcatttaaggaccacaaaattgacagctgtgccacatagattgcaaaatagttgggaagagatttgatgtattgattccatggcacatgaactgatacacaaaattaCGGTGGATTCAAAAcagtgtttttcatttttaattactatacaaaattcttgcaaccaatagaatgttatatatatatatatatatatatatatatatatattacagtaccagtcaaacatttggacacacctttttactattttctacattgtagaattatagtgaagacatcaaaactatgaaataacacatatggaatcatgtagtaaccaaaaaagtgttaaacaaatcaaaatatgtttgagattcttcaaagtagccatcctttgccttgatgatatctttccacactcttggcattctctcaaccagcttcatgggggagtcacctggaatgcatttcaatgaacaggtgtgccttgttaaaagttaatttgtggaatttctttccttcttaatgcgtttgagccaatcagttgtgttgtgacaaggtaggggtggtatacagaagatagccctatttggtaaaataccaagtccatattatggcaagaacagctcaaataagcaaagagaaacgacagtccatcattactttgagacatgaagttcagtcaatctggaaaatttcaaggactttgaaagtttcttcaagtgcagtcgcaaaaactatcaagcgctatgatgaaacttgctctcatgaggaccgccacaggaaaggaagacccagagttacctctgctgcagaagataagttcattagagttaccagcctcagaaattgcagcccaaataaatgcttcagagttcaagtaacagacacatctcaacatcaactgttcagaggagactgcgtgaatcaggccttcatggtcgaattgctgcaaagaaaccactactaaaggacaccaataagaagaagagacttgcttggaccaagaaacacgagcaatggacattagacaggtggaaatctgtcctttggtctggcaAATCTTTATGATGTTCAGATAGATGGGAGATGGGAGCGGTTGAGTGGAgttgaagggtgggactaaaaataacaagataactaatgtaaaatatacagtgTCCGTAAAATATGTATAGTTTCAGAACGtatgtgaaacagcacagttggaaaacatatggcaaatagaaatcaaaattggatggtgttcagagatatatgggaggggttgaggatagctgaaggaagggactaaaaacaaacaaaagataactattgtaaaatatactgtgtccgtaaaatgtatatagtgtatatataagaTGGAAGTataagcctaagtgttgttgtccattagtttactccaattaggggagggatggtagggttaagggaaaataacatttaaatatatataaatatatatatatatatatatatatatatatataaaaacacacacacacagaaaaatatatgggggattggaaatgatgcagacaattacattgaaagCCACAATctgtctgcaatattaaagctgatctacccccccgaaaaaaaagaaaaaagaaaacataCAAAATAGTTGCTGCATTATATAGTCAACAAAGACATAATAGGCTACTTCAATATTCTAACATGCAGCCATCCGTACAGATAGAAGATAGTGGCCCAAATATCCTGTGTCATTGTTAAACAATTGAATAAGAACTCCTGTTATTTAGGAATCCAAATGTGTGCTCTGCTAGACACAGCTGTGACGACTTCCTGAAGCCAGCAGTGCAGGAGTTTGATTAGGCTGAACTGCGGTGCACCGGACTTTGGCCTGTCATGTGACCAGGCAAAAGCTGTGAGGGAGGAGTGGCTCATGCCCGTGAGGCAGCCTGGTTTTAAAAAGGATGCAATCACTTTTCAGCCGGGCCAGCATTGTCAAATTCCCTCATTGTCCTGGCCGGTAGGTTTCCAAAAAAAGTGAGAGCTAAAATGAGCTTACAAATCTGATACTGATGGATGTTTTATCACTCCTCTCACATAACTAGATTTGTTTTGTTGTCAAATGCCAGAAAATAGAACATAAATGATTTACAAGTTGGATGTAATAAGAAATTCACGTGAGTAATCATTTGTTGTTCTCACTTCAGGCTGAAGCTTTTGTGTGAGTGCTCATATGAGACTTCAAGCTTCCTTTATAACCAAAGCatttgccacattctttgcacTGGTAAGGTTTCTCCCCGGTGTGAACACGCTGATGAAGTCTTAAATAGCTTAACGCCATGTAACTTTTCTTGCATACAGGACAATTATATGGTCTCTCCCCTGTGTGAACTCTCATATGCAATATCAATTCCATCTTCTGGTTGAAGGATTTGTCACAGTCTTTGCACTGataaggtttctcccctgtgtgtatcctTGAATGGATGGTCAAGCTTCCTTTCTGGTTAAACATTTTGCCACATTGTTTGCACTGATATGGATTATCTCCTGTGTGTACCCTTGTATGTCTGTCCAAGTCGCCTTTCTGGATGAAGCTTTTGTCACATTGTTTGCACagataagatttctctcctgtgtgtatcttTGAATGGATGGTCAAGTGTCCCTTACGTGTGAAGCTTTTGTCACATTGTTTACACCGATATGGTTTCTCCACTGCAGCAGAGCAGTCTGGATGAACTGAGAGAGGCTGATCACTGGTTGGTTCTGGCACTATGTAGCCCTCTCCATCAGGTTCTGTTTTGATCTCTTCAGTTATGATGATAGGTAGAATACCCCTCTCTCCGTCATCCACAGTTTGGTTTTGGTAAAGATGTGAGGGCTGAGGTGGGTCCTCCTGACTGAGTCTGAGCTCATGTtgttcctctttaatctgtgtgGGTTCTGGGTCCTCCTGCTCTAGACTGGGGCTCCACTCTTGCTCACAGTTCTGCTGCTCAGGGGGAACGGCAGGAGTCAGTACCTGGAAGTCTGGAGGGAAAAAATATATCTTAAacaggtgcactatgcagaaatcgctcagtcatttcctggttgctaaaattctaatagtttgccttaCTTCAGTTTaagtgacaaaacaagcaagcatAGTGTAgcgaatcattgtaccatctaaactgctgtgaaatatattttccataaccaaaaatattgtattttcagctgtttgaagctggtgtaaaaAAACTTAAAGTTAATaacgaaacttaagaatgggaagcagaGAATTAATGCGCATAGCAcatatagaacagatctaccgcttcttagacttgctttcaatgagaatgacagatctataactacatttctatgtgaatttggtcagttgGCCAAAAAATTACATATTCCAGCTTTAATAAAGTATCAGAAATTTTGTTTGGAAGCCCTCTCTGTGCTCAAAAATAAGATGATTTTGTTGACTAGTCTACACTAAACAGCAC encodes the following:
- the LOC115196301 gene encoding zinc finger protein 239 isoform X2, which codes for MANICQCVIVHILMSVFYCGLFPIGSSITVISNVHSRSARDSRTAALSHLLPALPTTHSGAATDFQVLTPAVPPEQQNCEQEWSPSLEQEDPEPTQIKEEQHELRLSQEDPPQPSHLYQNQTVDDGERGILPIIITEEIKTEPDGEGYIVPEPTSDQPLSVHPDCSAAVEKPYRCKQCDKSFTRKGHLTIHSKIHTGEKSYLCKQCDKSFIQKGDLDRHTRVHTGDNPYQCKQCGKMFNQKGSLTIHSRIHTGEKPYQCKDCDKSFNQKMELILHMRVHTGERPYNCPVCKKSYMALSYLRLHQRVHTGEKPYQCKECGKCFGYKGSLKSHMSTHTKASA
- the LOC115196301 gene encoding zinc finger protein 239 isoform X1, with protein sequence MSKLQMLNMFVTERLSAAAVEIFGAVEKTVAEYQEEICRSAEENERLRRLLDLVSKPEIKLHRADFQVLTPAVPPEQQNCEQEWSPSLEQEDPEPTQIKEEQHELRLSQEDPPQPSHLYQNQTVDDGERGILPIIITEEIKTEPDGEGYIVPEPTSDQPLSVHPDCSAAVEKPYRCKQCDKSFTRKGHLTIHSKIHTGEKSYLCKQCDKSFIQKGDLDRHTRVHTGDNPYQCKQCGKMFNQKGSLTIHSRIHTGEKPYQCKDCDKSFNQKMELILHMRVHTGERPYNCPVCKKSYMALSYLRLHQRVHTGEKPYQCKECGKCFGYKGSLKSHMSTHTKASA